The Proteus terrae subsp. cibarius genome contains the following window.
ACCGTCACCCAGATGTTACGTGCTCATGGTGTTGTTGGTAAATTTGTAGAGTTCTATGGAGACGGTTTAGCATCGTTACCTTTAGCTGATCGCGCAACAATAGCGAATATGTCACCAGAGTATGGTGCGACCTGCGGATTTTTCCCAATCGATGATATCACCCTTGATTATTTACGTTTAACAGGACGTGAAGAACAAGAAATTGCGCTTGTTGAAGCTTATAGTAAAGAACAAGGTTTATGGCGCCATACTGGCGATGAGCCTATCTTTACGTCAACTTTATCGCTAGATATGGGAACTGTTGAAGCAAGCCTTGCTGGGCCTAAACGTCCTCAAGATAGAGTTAATTTACCTAATGTTCCGAAAGCATTTAAAGCGGCAGTAGATCTTGAAACTAATAAGAAACCACTGGCGAATACTCCTCAAGTAAAAATCGATGATTATCCAGCATTTGAGTTAACTGATGGTGCTGTCGTTATTGCAGCGATCACATCATGTACCAACACATCAAACCCTAATGTTTTAATGGCTGCCGGATTACTGGCTAAAAATGCGGTAGAAAAAGGATTACAGCGTAAACCTTGGGTTAAGTCTTCTTTGGCTCCAGGCTCTAAAGTGGTCACGGATTATCTTAATCTTGCAGGATTAACCCCTTATCTTGATGAATTAGGATTTAACCTTGTGGGATATGGTTGCACAACATGTATTGGTAACTCAGGACCTTTATTAGCACCGATTGAAAGTGCAATTAAGGATAATGATTTAACTATTGCGGCTGTATTATCTGGTAACCGTAACTTTGAAGGTCGAATTCATCCCTTAGTGAAAACCAACTGGTTAGCCTCACCGCCTTTAGTGGTTGCTTATGCTTTATCAGGAAATATGAATATCGATCTCACTAAAGAGCCATTAGGTAAAGATAAACAGGGCAATCCTGTTTATTTAAAAGATATTTGGCCTGATAGTAAAGCGATTGCTGATGCTGTTGAGAAAGTTAAAACAGAAATGTTCCATAAAGAGTACTCCGCTGTATTTGAAGGTGATGAAACATGGAAATCACTGAAAACACAAGATACACCTGTCTATGATTGGCAGCCCGATTCTACCTATATTCGACATCCTCCTTTCTTTGAAGGAATGTCAAAAATACCAGCGCCAATTAAAGATATTCATCAAGCCAGTATTTTGGCTATTTTAGGTGATTCGGTGACAACTGATCATATCTCACCTGCGGGTAATATTAAGGCGGATAGTCCAGCGGGACGTTATTTACGTGAACACGGTGTCGAGCCGAAAGATTTTAACTCTTATGGATCAAGGCGCGGTAATCATGAAGTCATGATGCGAGGCACATTTGCCAATATTCGTATTCGTAACGAAATGGTGCCTGGAGTAGAGGGTGGTTTTACTAAGCATATCCCAACAGGTGAAACACTGGCTATTTATGACGCCTCAATGCGTTATCAGCAAGAAAATACACCATTAGCGATTATTGCTGGTAGTGAATACGGTTCAGGCTCTAGTCGAGACTGGGCTGCGAAGGGAACACGTTTATTAGGTGTACGAGTCGTTATCGCAGGCTCTTTTGAGCGTATTCACCGTTCCAACTTGATCGGTATGGGAGTTTTACCTTTAGAGTTTCCTAAAGGGGTAACACGTCAAACATTGGGCTTAAAAGGTGATGAGAAAATTGAGATCACAGGGCTTAATGCATTAACACCGAGCCAAGATGTCGCAGTTAATATTACTTTC
Protein-coding sequences here:
- the acnA gene encoding aconitate hydratase AcnA gives rise to the protein MSLRLKKESHSTLLVGSQEYEYYRLSEVARQLGDITRLPKSLKVLLENLVRYLDNETVVEEDIKALVEWQKTAHASREIAYRPARVLMQDFTGVPAVVDLAAMREAVKSLGGQVDKVNPLSPVDLVIDHSVMVDEYASKNAFAENVEIEMERNYERYLFLRWGQQSFERFRVVPPGTGICHQVNLEYLGKAIWSEVQNGRHVAYPDTLVGTDSHTTMINGLGVLGWGVGGIEAEAAMLGQPISMLIPDVVGFKLTGKLREGITATDLVLTVTQMLRAHGVVGKFVEFYGDGLASLPLADRATIANMSPEYGATCGFFPIDDITLDYLRLTGREEQEIALVEAYSKEQGLWRHTGDEPIFTSTLSLDMGTVEASLAGPKRPQDRVNLPNVPKAFKAAVDLETNKKPLANTPQVKIDDYPAFELTDGAVVIAAITSCTNTSNPNVLMAAGLLAKNAVEKGLQRKPWVKSSLAPGSKVVTDYLNLAGLTPYLDELGFNLVGYGCTTCIGNSGPLLAPIESAIKDNDLTIAAVLSGNRNFEGRIHPLVKTNWLASPPLVVAYALSGNMNIDLTKEPLGKDKQGNPVYLKDIWPDSKAIADAVEKVKTEMFHKEYSAVFEGDETWKSLKTQDTPVYDWQPDSTYIRHPPFFEGMSKIPAPIKDIHQASILAILGDSVTTDHISPAGNIKADSPAGRYLREHGVEPKDFNSYGSRRGNHEVMMRGTFANIRIRNEMVPGVEGGFTKHIPTGETLAIYDASMRYQQENTPLAIIAGSEYGSGSSRDWAAKGTRLLGVRVVIAGSFERIHRSNLIGMGVLPLEFPKGVTRQTLGLKGDEKIEITGLNALTPSQDVAVNITFADNRTETIMARCRIDTQTELAYFQHGGILHYVIRNML